The Henckelia pumila isolate YLH828 chromosome 2, ASM3356847v2, whole genome shotgun sequence genome includes a window with the following:
- the LOC140884696 gene encoding zinc finger CCCH domain-containing protein 62-like isoform X2 has protein sequence MEISEQQMYSESDYGYDSDDTQDDPSYDVLKETRLTLSNLSIKKKMQARLKGTNEKNREDPDLITKVGTDLAEEDQKCYETVQKIIQGGQMQKLKVDQCKIYLRKHGLRLSGTKDILIRRIKEHIDIINGGGESIYPASSFLLNCKGDACMGDVVMFEQNVYEVFNIASRGGSGAPCGTRVVVGRIVKESYGSAKQQHTFTIEVLWSKGEKPLPPLHPLLIKGRNLYRLKTLRQKWEDEGERQKILLEKHTRGGAARSNREARIQKKELHKTRKLNREAGKENRNRNWELEQKGKQKESQNKEHKDYISANCSILGPVPRQFCEEIWRPSNHISRLHAQSHMNCNPPSYSQQNRAYYNQRSSTAVGYPLVHEQKQTCPYYPRGRCNFGDRCRYLHK, from the exons ATGGAAATTTCTGAGCAGCAAATGTATTCTGAATCCGATTATGGATACGATTCCGATGATACACAGGACGACCCGAGTTACGATGTTCTTAAGGAGACTCGATTAACTTTATCGAATCTCTCCATCAAGAAGAAGATGCAAGCGCG CTTGAAGGGAACCAATGAGAAGAACAGGGAAGACCCTGACTTGATAACAAAGGTTGGAACCGATCTTGCTGAGGAAGACCAAAAATGTTATGAAACTGTTCAGAAAATCATCCAAG GGGGTCAGATGCAGAAACTGAAAGTGGACCAGTGCAAGATTTATCTAAGGAAACATGGATTGAGATTAAGTGGCACTAAAGACATACTTATTCGGCGGATTAAAGAGCACATCGA TATCATCAATGGTGGTGGAGAGAGTATTTATCCAGCATCTAGTTTTCTTCTCAATTGCAAAG GTGATGCATGCATGGGAGATGTGGTTATGTTTGAACAGAATGTCTATGAAGT ATTCAACATTGCATCTCGGGGTGGGAGTGGTGCCCCTTGTGGTACACGAGTAGTCGTTGGTCGGATTGTCAAGGAGAGCTACGGTTCTGCCAAACAGCAACACACATTTACG ATTGAAGTGTTGTGGAGCAAAGGAGAGAAACCACTGCCACCACTTCATCCCCTTCTCATTAAAGGCAGGAACCTTTACAGGTTAAAAACATTGAGACAG AAATGGGAAGATGAAGGGGAAAGGCAGAAGATTTTGTTGGAAAAGCATACTAGAGGAGGTGCAGCCCGCTCGAACAGGGAAGCACGAATACAAAAGAAGGAACTGCACAAAACACGGAAGTTGAATAG GGAAGCAGGAAAGGAAAACCGCAACAGAAATTGGGAACTCGAGCAAAAGGGGAAGCAAAAGGAGAGTCAAAACAAAGAGCACAAGGACTACATTTCTGCAAATTGTTCCATCCTAGGGCCAGTTCCAAGGCAATTTTGTGAAGAAATTTGGAGGCCAAGCAATCATATAAGTCGACTTCATGCGCAATCTCATATGAACTGCAATCCTCCAAGCTACTCCCAGCAAAATCGTGCGTATTATAATCAAAGGAGCTCTACTGCAGTTGGGTATCCTCTAGTTCATGAACAAAAGCAAACATGTCCATATTATCCTCGAGGAAGGTGTAATTTTGGTGATAGGTGTAGGTATTTGCATAAGTAA
- the LOC140884696 gene encoding zinc finger CCCH domain-containing protein 62-like isoform X1, with protein sequence MEISEQQMYSESDYGYDSDDTQDDPSYDVLKETRLTLSNLSIKKKMQARSLKGTNEKNREDPDLITKVGTDLAEEDQKCYETVQKIIQGGQMQKLKVDQCKIYLRKHGLRLSGTKDILIRRIKEHIDIINGGGESIYPASSFLLNCKGDACMGDVVMFEQNVYEVFNIASRGGSGAPCGTRVVVGRIVKESYGSAKQQHTFTIEVLWSKGEKPLPPLHPLLIKGRNLYRLKTLRQKWEDEGERQKILLEKHTRGGAARSNREARIQKKELHKTRKLNREAGKENRNRNWELEQKGKQKESQNKEHKDYISANCSILGPVPRQFCEEIWRPSNHISRLHAQSHMNCNPPSYSQQNRAYYNQRSSTAVGYPLVHEQKQTCPYYPRGRCNFGDRCRYLHK encoded by the exons ATGGAAATTTCTGAGCAGCAAATGTATTCTGAATCCGATTATGGATACGATTCCGATGATACACAGGACGACCCGAGTTACGATGTTCTTAAGGAGACTCGATTAACTTTATCGAATCTCTCCATCAAGAAGAAGATGCAAGCGCG CAGCTTGAAGGGAACCAATGAGAAGAACAGGGAAGACCCTGACTTGATAACAAAGGTTGGAACCGATCTTGCTGAGGAAGACCAAAAATGTTATGAAACTGTTCAGAAAATCATCCAAG GGGGTCAGATGCAGAAACTGAAAGTGGACCAGTGCAAGATTTATCTAAGGAAACATGGATTGAGATTAAGTGGCACTAAAGACATACTTATTCGGCGGATTAAAGAGCACATCGA TATCATCAATGGTGGTGGAGAGAGTATTTATCCAGCATCTAGTTTTCTTCTCAATTGCAAAG GTGATGCATGCATGGGAGATGTGGTTATGTTTGAACAGAATGTCTATGAAGT ATTCAACATTGCATCTCGGGGTGGGAGTGGTGCCCCTTGTGGTACACGAGTAGTCGTTGGTCGGATTGTCAAGGAGAGCTACGGTTCTGCCAAACAGCAACACACATTTACG ATTGAAGTGTTGTGGAGCAAAGGAGAGAAACCACTGCCACCACTTCATCCCCTTCTCATTAAAGGCAGGAACCTTTACAGGTTAAAAACATTGAGACAG AAATGGGAAGATGAAGGGGAAAGGCAGAAGATTTTGTTGGAAAAGCATACTAGAGGAGGTGCAGCCCGCTCGAACAGGGAAGCACGAATACAAAAGAAGGAACTGCACAAAACACGGAAGTTGAATAG GGAAGCAGGAAAGGAAAACCGCAACAGAAATTGGGAACTCGAGCAAAAGGGGAAGCAAAAGGAGAGTCAAAACAAAGAGCACAAGGACTACATTTCTGCAAATTGTTCCATCCTAGGGCCAGTTCCAAGGCAATTTTGTGAAGAAATTTGGAGGCCAAGCAATCATATAAGTCGACTTCATGCGCAATCTCATATGAACTGCAATCCTCCAAGCTACTCCCAGCAAAATCGTGCGTATTATAATCAAAGGAGCTCTACTGCAGTTGGGTATCCTCTAGTTCATGAACAAAAGCAAACATGTCCATATTATCCTCGAGGAAGGTGTAATTTTGGTGATAGGTGTAGGTATTTGCATAAGTAA